A stretch of Christensenellaceae bacterium DNA encodes these proteins:
- a CDS encoding conjugal transfer protein, translating to MKEWKASEKEAQKMTRDGAISVNMVTGEASHVSDRAPEQDYSPSGNSTALARTALHHLDDRRVRKSQKKKRRNRRKAYREGTAANSRPSSRLQFTEEERAAPELQQAIRKSDKAADKLDAARAAIPKKRILGTERVFDEASGAGRTRLVFHETDKPASIRQPGPNPLARPLQEVAHTAHAKVREVEQENSGVAAGHLTERGVEKAVGYGNRKLQNWRAERQVKPWRDAAKAEQAAVRANAEALYQKALHDNPQLASGSPISRIWQKKRMQRQYAAAYRASRGAEGAKTAAQTAARSAKKGAEAAKKAGEFIARHKKVFLIIGGIGLVLVLLLGLLQSCSSMFGGGVSNIVASSYLSEDADLLAAEAAYCAKEDELRRYLDTYEQTHDYDEYHYDLDEIEHDPYVLLSILSALHEGTFTIDQVQGDLQMLFDRQYILTETVEVERRYYIETDTWTDEEGNTHTESYRVYYDYYICTVKLENFDLSHLPVYMMSQETLSMYAVYMSTLGNRPDLFPSSGYVPKYVTNPPTKYEIPAEYLSDERFATLITEAEKYLGFPYVWGGSSPSTSFDCSGFVSYVLTNSGLCDTGRLGAQGLYNISTPVSEPRPGDLVFFVGTYDTPGVSHVGFYVGDGMLLHCGDPIQYTSLNTNYWQSHLYAYGRPPYN from the coding sequence GCTGGCGAGGACTGCCCTCCACCATCTGGATGACCGGCGCGTCCGGAAGTCTCAGAAGAAAAAGCGGCGGAACCGCCGCAAAGCCTACCGGGAGGGTACGGCGGCAAATAGCCGCCCATCCTCCCGTTTGCAATTCACCGAGGAGGAACGCGCCGCGCCGGAGCTGCAACAGGCGATCCGCAAATCTGACAAGGCGGCGGACAAGCTGGACGCGGCACGAGCCGCCATCCCCAAAAAGCGCATTCTGGGCACGGAGCGCGTCTTTGACGAGGCTTCCGGCGCCGGGCGTACAAGACTGGTATTCCATGAGACGGATAAGCCGGCTTCGATTCGGCAGCCGGGGCCAAACCCGCTGGCGCGGCCTTTGCAGGAGGTCGCCCACACCGCCCACGCCAAGGTGCGGGAGGTGGAGCAGGAGAACTCCGGCGTGGCCGCGGGCCATCTCACCGAGCGCGGCGTGGAAAAAGCCGTGGGCTATGGGAACCGCAAGCTGCAAAACTGGCGGGCGGAGCGGCAGGTGAAGCCCTGGCGGGACGCGGCAAAGGCGGAGCAGGCGGCGGTCAGGGCCAACGCGGAGGCGCTTTACCAAAAGGCGCTCCATGATAACCCCCAGCTTGCATCCGGCAGCCCCATCTCCCGTATCTGGCAGAAGAAGCGGATGCAGCGGCAGTACGCGGCGGCCTACCGGGCGTCGCGCGGCGCGGAGGGTGCAAAGACGGCAGCGCAGACGGCAGCCAGGAGCGCAAAGAAGGGCGCGGAGGCGGCGAAGAAGGCCGGCGAGTTCATAGCCCGGCACAAGAAGGTATTCCTTATCATCGGCGGGATCGGCCTTGTGCTGGTGCTGCTGTTGGGCCTGCTGCAATCCTGCTCCTCCATGTTCGGCGGAGGCGTGTCCAACATTGTGGCCTCCTCCTATCTCTCCGAGGATGCTGACCTGCTGGCGGCGGAGGCCGCCTACTGCGCCAAGGAGGACGAGCTGCGGCGATATCTGGATACCTATGAGCAGACCCACGACTATGACGAGTATCACTACGATCTGGACGAGATCGAGCACGATCCCTATGTGCTGCTGTCCATCCTGTCGGCGCTCCATGAGGGGACCTTCACCATAGACCAGGTGCAGGGCGACCTTCAAATGCTGTTTGACCGGCAATACATTCTCACCGAGACGGTGGAGGTGGAACGGCGGTACTACATTGAGACGGATACCTGGACGGACGAGGAGGGCAACACCCATACGGAGAGCTACCGGGTCTATTACGATTATTATATCTGCACCGTGAAGCTGGAAAACTTCGACCTCTCCCATCTGCCGGTCTACATGATGAGTCAGGAGACGCTTTCCATGTACGCCGTGTATATGTCCACCCTGGGCAACCGCCCCGACCTGTTCCCTTCCTCCGGCTATGTTCCCAAGTATGTGACCAACCCGCCCACCAAGTATGAGATCCCGGCGGAGTACCTGTCCGACGAGCGCTTTGCCACGCTGATTACGGAGGCGGAGAAGTATCTGGGCTTCCCCTATGTCTGGGGCGGCAGCAGCCCTTCCACCTCCTTTGATTGCAGCGGCTTTGTCAGCTATGTCCTGACCAACAGCGGCCTGTGCGATACCGGGCGGCTGGGGGCGCAGGGTCTCTACAACATTTCCACGCCGGTATCCGAGCCGCGGCCGGGGGATCTGGTGTTCTTTGTGGGCACCTACGACACGCCGGGGGTCAGCCATGTGGGCTTTTATGTGGGGGACGGGATGCTCCTGCACTGCGGGGATCCCATCCAGTACACCAGTCTCAACACAAATTACTGGCAGTCCCACCTTTATGCCTACGGCAGACCGCCGTACAACTGA